One window of the Trypanosoma brucei gambiense DAL972 chromosome 5, complete sequence genome contains the following:
- a CDS encoding invariant surface glycoprotein, putative has product MSTMPVTLRTTATVFLLCGICALDVSKASNLPVAYKQYVTMNGRKLDGEAVLTLCTMKKLLDGVADRADFLERQSWKYLKVAREIFQKVSEHGDMKAALGQKMLDQMRGVQRVANRTKRSVEETWEKAKRAAANSSKVLKELLKWHCINKEAIRDSFDHMANANCDPSAYKHDYHRNFGHDDARAYAIYCEYKSIPAAKTDVTFSNMEGAVEAWNRAKPKADARDAVECSSGHSSRSASSSDKPCTLLESWRWDYDAARYAILKLETLVRNSLGVTHYAQRFQQIGRESLAQYLEWKKAAEARAAEEEAKRQAAEKAAEEARKALEEAEARRVAAEEQAEARRLEAEKAEKAKEAGQPVSEEKKKMLLEAVEKAEATEKAAEKQAKDSRKAFEEAEEERIKATEDAEVARWDKEGAEESEEKLKKDVEKLAEELKEESKESGEEDDVNADHDDEGSEAKSGWIGTTKVLIFLIPLLLLLLGLLVFFVIRGRRKAEVKDDISIGEANAKSKNTKTAAGFDSDI; this is encoded by the coding sequence ATGTCAACGATGCCTGTTACATTACGCACTACTGCAACAGTATTTCTCCTCTGCGGCATATGTGCGCTCGATGTGTCCAAGGCAAGCAACTTACCTGTCGCATATAAGCAGTATGTAACAATGAATGGGCGGAAACTTGATGGTGAAGCTGTGTTGACACTGTGTACCATGAAAAAGTTGCTTGACGGTGTTGCTGATAGAGCAGACTTTCTAGAGAGGCAATCCTGGAAATATTTGAAGGTCGCGAGAGAAATTTTTCAGAAAGTGTCAGAGCATGGTGATATGAAGGCGGCGCTGGGACAAAAGATGTTGGATCAGATGCGTGGTGTCCAACGTGTAGCGAACCGAACGAAAAGGAGCGTTGAGGAGACATGGGAGAAGGCGAAGAGGGCTGCAGCGAACTCGAGCAAAGTTCTCAAGGAGTTGCTAAAATGGCACTGTATAAACAAGGAAGCAATCCGTGATTCGTTTGACCATATGGCTAACGCAAACTGCGATCCCAGTGCGTATAAACATGACTATCATCGAAATTTTGGACATGATGACGCTCGCGCATACGCTATATATTGCGAGTACAAGTCTATTCCGGCTGCAAAAACTGATGTGACCTTCTCCAACATGGAGGGGGCAGTCGAGGCATGGAATCGAGCAAAGCCCAAGGCTGATGCAAGGGATGCTGTTGAGTGCAGCAGCGGCCATTCGTCAAGAAGTGCGTCCTCCTCCGATAAACCATGCACGCTGCTTGAAAGTTGGCGGTGGGACTACGATGCAGCAAGGTATGCGATACTCAAACTTGAAACTCTAGTCCGCAATTCCTTGGGGGTGACTCACTATGCTCAGAGATTTCAACAGATTGGAAGGGAGTCTCTTGCACAGTATCTGGAAtggaaaaaagcagcagaggcgCGGgcggcggaggaggaggcgaaaCGCCAGGCTGCTGAGAAGGCTGCTGAGGAAGCGAGAAAGGCTTTGGAGGAGGCTGAGGCGAGACGAGTGGCTGCTGAGGAACAGGCGGAGGCCAGGCGCTTGGAAGCTGAGAAGGCTGAGAAGGCAAAGGAGGCGGGTCAGCCggtgagtgaagaaaagaaaaagatgttgCTGGAGGCTGTTGAGAAAGCTGAGGCAACTGAAAAGGCTGCAGAAAAGCAGGCAAAAGATTCGAGAAAGGCATTTGAGGaagcggaggaggagcgcATCAAAGCCACCGAAGATGCAGAAGTTGCGCGGTGGGACAAGGAGGGCGCCGAGGAATCTgaagagaaactgaagaaggaTGTAGAAAAATTGGCGGAGGAATTGAAAGAGGAGTCGAAAGAAAGTGGTGAAGAGGACGACGTAAATGCTGACCATGATGATGAGGGCAGCGAGGCCAAGAGTGGCTGGATTGGGACAACGAAAGTGTTAATATTTTTAattcctttgcttttgctgttgcttggGTTGCTTGTGTTCTTTGTTATTAGGGGCCGTAGGAAGGCTGAGGTGAAGGATGATATAAGTATAGGGGAAGCTAATgctaaaagcaaaaatacgaAGACCGCAGCAGGTTTCGACAGTGATATTTAA
- a CDS encoding invariant surface glycoprotein, putative — protein sequence MSTMPVTLRTTATVFLLCGICALDVTWAEELSVAQKQYVTAGARQLDGQGATALCEMKKMLDGVNSRVDMFEQQAYMYVNNANANFRKISDDKGMELSFPSNKLREIQYMKSLGNGIIKYMGGTGERAKAAAANASAALDQVLTWHCVDRTASHDVLPGYGRNENCLPNAYKRDYYYEHSRLDPHKYSILCNYKVVDSVITQTTFSNMERALEIWNQVKPKPYSARVMICGAGAPAHQAAPAGRPCTVLENWLWNYRVTAHLISKVEKDATLALRVFHYSKKVLEGYKESLAQHEERRKAAEARAAEEEAKRQAAEKAAEEARKALEEAEARRVAAEEQAEARRLEAEKAEKAKEAGQPVSEEKKKMLLEAVEEAEATEKAAEKQAKDSRKAFEEAEEERIKATEDAEAAKEEKKDAEESEEKLKKDVEKLAEELKEESKESGEEDDVNADHDDGGSEAKSGWIGTTKVLIFLIPLLLLLLGLLVFFVIRGRRKAEVKDDINIEEGGAKSKNTKTAAGLDSDI from the coding sequence ATGTCAACGATGCCTGTTACATTACGGACTACTGCAACAGTATTTCTCCTCTGCGGCATATGTGCGCTCGATGTGACTTGGGCGGAGGAGCTCTCTGTTGCGCAAAAACAATATGTAACAGCAGGTGCTCGGCAACTTGATGGACAAGGGGCTACGGCACTGTGcgaaatgaagaagatgctTGACGGCGTGAACTCCAGGGTTGACATGTTTGAACAGCAGGCGTATATGTATGTCAACAATGCGAATGCGAATTTTCGTAAAATATCGGATGACAAGGGAATGGAGTTATCATTCCCTTCAAATAAGCTTCGGGAAATACAGTACATGAAATCGCTGGGCAATGGCATAATCAAGTACATGGGGGGCACAGGAGAGCGGGCTAAGGCAGCGGCGGCAAATGCAAGCGCAGCTCTCGACCAAGTGCTGACGTGGCATTGTGTTGACAGGACGGCGAGTCATGACGTCCTTCCTGGCTACGGTCGAAATGAGAACTGCTTACCCAACGCGTACAAGCGAGACTACTACTATGAACATTCGAGGCTTGATCCCCATAAATACAGCATTTTATGCAACTACAAAGTAGTGGACAGTGTCATTACACAAACGACGTTCTCCAACATGGAGAGGGCACTCGAAATATGGAACCAGGTAAAACCCAAACCGTACTCCGCTCGTGTTATGATATGTGGAGCAGGCGCACCCGCTCACCAAGCAGCTCCCGCTGGACGACCATGCACAGTGCTGGAGAACTGGCTTTGGAACTACAGAGTAACGGCACATTTAATATCGAAGGTCGAGAAGGATGCGACCCTAGCTCTAAGGGTTTTTCACTACTCTAAGAAAGTGCTAGAGGGTTACAAAGAGTCTCTTGCACAGCAtgaggagagaaggaaagcagcAGAGGCGCGGgcggcggaggaggaggcgaaaCGCCAGGCTGCTGAGAAGGCTGCTGAGGAAGCGAGAAAGGCTTTGGAGGAGGCTGAGGCGAGACGAGTGGCTGCTGAGGAACAGGCGGAGGCCAGGCGCTTGGAAGCTGAGAAGGCTGAGAAGGCAAAGGAGGCGGGTCAGCCggtgagtgaagaaaagaaaaagatgttgCTGGAGGCTGTTGAGGAAGCTGAGGCAACTGAAAAGGCTGCAGAAAAGCAGGCAAAAGATTCGAGAAAGGCATTTGAGGaagcggaggaggagcgcATCAAAGCCACCGAAGATGCAGAGGCtgcaaaagaggaaaagaaggacgcCGAGGAATCTgaagagaaactgaagaaggaTGTAGAAAAATTGGCGGAGGAATTGAAAGAGGAGTCGAAAGAAAGTGGTGAAGAGGACGACGTAAATGCTGACCATGACGATGGGGGCAGCGAGGCCAAGAGTGGCTGGATTGGGACAACGAAAGTGTTAATATTTTTAattcctttgcttttgctgttgcttggGTTGCTTGTGTTCTTTGTTATTAGGGGCCGTAGGAAGGCTGAGGTGAAGGATGATATAAACATAGAGGAAGGTGGTgctaaaagcaaaaatacgaAGACCGCAGCAGGTCTTGACAGTGATATTTAA
- a CDS encoding invariant surface glycoprotein, putative, which translates to MSTMPVTLRTTATVFLLCGICALDVTWAEELSVAQKQYVTAHGRQLVGQGATTLCTMKKLLDGVNSRVDTFEQQILTFVNNANANFRKISDDKVMAASLSASRLQEMQYMKSLGNSIIKYMGETGKRAKAAAANASAALDEVLKWHCVDRTESHESSYSSTPNANCEPNAYKRDYYYEHSRLDPHKYSILCNYKVVSSTTTQTTFSNMERALEIWNQVKPKPYHMRVMICGAGAPAHQAAPAGRPCTVLENWLWNYRVTAHLIAKLEKDATLALRVMRYSEKVLEGDKESLAQHEERRKAAEARAAEEEAKRQAAEKAAEEARKALEEAEARRVAAEEQAEARRLEAEKAEKAKEAGQPVSEEKKKMLLEAVEEAEATEKAAEKQAKDSRKAFEEAEEERIKATEDAEAAKEEKKDAEESEEKLKKDVEKLAEELKEESKESGEEDDVNADHDDEGSEAKSGWIGTTKVLIFLIPLLLLLLGLLVFFVIRGRRKAEVKDDINIEEGGAKSKNTKTAAGLDSDI; encoded by the coding sequence ATGTCAACGATGCCTGTTACATTACGCACTACTGCAACAGTATTTCTCCTCTGCGGCATATGTGCGCTCGATGTGACTTGGGCGGAGGAGCTCTCTGTTGCGCAAAAACAGTATGTAACAGCACATGGGCGGCAACTTGTTGGACAAGGGGCTACGACACTGTGTACCATGAAAAAGTTGCTTGACGGCGTGAACTCCAGGGTTGACACATTTGAACAACAAATCCTTACGTTCGTCAACAATGCGAATGCGAATTTTCGTAAAATATCGGATGACAAGGTAATGGCAGCATCGCTCTCCGCGAGCAGGCTACAGGAAATGCAGTACATGAAATCGCTGGGCAATAGCATAATCAAGTACATGGGGGAAACAGGAAAGCGGGCTAAGGCAGCGGCGGCAAATGCAAGCGCAGCTCTCGATGAGGTGCTAAAATGGCATTGTGTTGACAGGACGGAGAGTCACGAGTCCTCATACAGTTCTACTCCAAATGCAAATTGTGAACCTAACGCGTATAAGCGAGACTACTACTATGAACATTCGAGGCTTGATCCCCATAAATACAGCATTTTATGCAACTACAAAGTGGTCAGTAGCACCACTACTCAAACGACGTTCTCCAACATGGAGAGGGCACTCGAAATATGGAACCAGGTAAAACCCAAGCCGTACCATATGCGTGTTATGATATGTGGAGCAGGCGCACCCGCTCACCAAGCAGCTCCCGCTGGACGACCATGCACAGTGCTGGAGAACTGGCTTTGGAACTACAGAGTAACGGCACATTTGATAGCAAAGCTCGAGAAGGATGCGACCCTAGCTCTAAGGGTTATGCGCTACTCTGAGAAAGTGCTAGAGGGTGACAAAGAGTCTCTTGCACAGCAtgaggagagaaggaaagcagcAGAGGCGCGGgcggcggaggaggaggcgaaaCGCCAGGCTGCTGAGAAGGCTGCTGAGGAAGCGAGAAAGGCTTTGGAGGAGGCTGAGGCGAGACGAGTGGCTGCTGAGGAACAGGCGGAGGCCAGGCGCTTGGAAGCTGAGAAGGCTGAGAAGGCAAAGGAGGCGGGTCAGCCggtgagtgaagaaaagaaaaagatgttgCTGGAGGCTGTTGAGGAAGCTGAGGCAACTGAAAAGGCTGCAGAAAAGCAGGCAAAAGATTCGAGAAAGGCATTTGAGGaagcggaggaggagcgcATCAAAGCCACCGAAGATGCAGAGGCtgcaaaagaggaaaagaaggacgcCGAGGAATCTgaagagaaactgaagaaggaTGTAGAAAAATTGGCGGAGGAATTGAAAGAGGAGTCGAAAGAAAGTGGTGAAGAGGACGACGTAAATGCTGACCATGATGATGAGGGCAGCGAGGCCAAGAGTGGCTGGATTGGGACAACGAAAGTGTTAATATTTTTAattcctttgcttttgctgttgcttggGTTGCTTGTGTTCTTTGTTATTAGGGGCCGTAGGAAGGCTGAGGTGAAGGATGATATAAACATAGAGGAAGGTGGTgctaaaagcaaaaatacgaAGACCGCAGCAGGTCTTGACAGTGATATTTAA
- a CDS encoding invariant surface glycoprotein, putative codes for MSTMPVTLRTTATVFLLCGICALDVTWAEELSVAQKQYVTAGARQLDGQGATALCEMKKMLDGVNSRVDMFEQQAYMYVNNANANFRKISDDKGMELSFPSNKLREIQYMKSLGNGIIKYMGGTGERAKAAAANASAALDQVLTWHCVDRTASHDVLPGYGRNENCLPNAYKRDYYYEHSRLDPHKYSILCNYKVVDSVITQTTFSNMERALEIWNQVKPKPYSARVMICGAGAPAHQAAPAGRPCTVLENWLWNYRVTAHLISKVEKDATLALRVFHYSKKVLEGYKESLAQHEERRKAAEARAAEEEAKRQAAEKAAEEARKALEEAEARRVAAEEQAEARRLEAEKAEKAKEAGQPVSEEKKKMLLEAVEEAEATEKAAEKQAKDSRKAFEEAEEERIKATEDAEAAKEEKKDAEESEEKLKKDVEKLAEELKEESKESGEEDDVNADHDDGGSEAKSGWIGTTKVLIFLIPLLLLLLGLLVFFVIRGRRKAEVKDDINIEEGGAKSKNTKTAAGLDSDI; via the coding sequence ATGTCAACGATGCCTGTTACATTACGCACTACTGCAACAGTATTTCTCCTCTGCGGCATATGTGCGCTCGATGTGACTTGGGCGGAGGAGCTCTCTGttgcacaaaaacaatatgTAACAGCAGGTGCTCGGCAACTTGATGGACAAGGGGCTACGGCACTGTGcgaaatgaagaagatgctTGACGGCGTGAACTCCAGGGTTGACATGTTTGAACAGCAGGCGTATATGTATGTCAACAATGCGAATGCGAATTTTCGTAAAATATCGGATGACAAGGGAATGGAGTTATCATTCCCTTCAAATAAGCTTCGGGAAATACAGTACATGAAATCGCTGGGCAATGGCATAATCAAGTACATGGGGGGCACAGGAGAGCGGGCTAAGGCAGCGGCGGCAAATGCAAGCGCAGCTCTCGACCAAGTGCTGACGTGGCATTGTGTTGACAGGACGGCGAGTCATGACGTCCTTCCTGGCTACGGTCGAAATGAGAACTGCTTACCCAACGCGTACAAGCGAGACTACTACTATGAACATTCGAGGCTTGATCCCCATAAATACAGCATTTTATGCAACTACAAAGTAGTGGACAGTGTCATTACACAAACGACGTTCTCCAACATGGAGAGGGCACTCGAAATATGGAACCAGGTAAAACCCAAACCGTACTCCGCTCGTGTTATGATATGTGGAGCAGGCGCACCCGCTCACCAAGCAGCTCCCGCTGGACGACCATGCACAGTGCTGGAGAACTGGCTTTGGAACTACAGAGTAACGGCACATTTAATATCGAAGGTCGAGAAGGATGCGACCCTAGCTCTAAGGGTTTTTCACTACTCTAAGAAAGTGCTAGAGGGTTACAAAGAGTCTCTTGCACAGCAtgaggagagaaggaaagcagcAGAGGCGCGGgcggcggaggaggaggcgaaaCGCCAGGCTGCTGAGAAGGCTGCTGAGGAAGCGAGAAAGGCTTTGGAGGAGGCTGAGGCGAGACGAGTGGCTGCTGAGGAACAGGCGGAGGCCAGGCGCTTGGAAGCTGAGAAGGCTGAGAAGGCAAAGGAGGCGGGTCAGCCggtgagtgaagaaaagaaaaagatgttgCTGGAGGCTGTTGAGGAAGCTGAGGCAACTGAAAAGGCTGCAGAAAAGCAGGCAAAAGATTCGAGAAAGGCATTTGAGGaagcggaggaggagcgcATCAAAGCCACCGAAGATGCAGAGGCtgcaaaagaggaaaagaaggacgcCGAGGAATCTgaagagaaactgaagaaggaTGTAGAAAAATTGGCGGAGGAATTGAAAGAGGAGTCGAAAGAAAGTGGTGAAGAGGACGACGTAAATGCTGACCATGACGATGGGGGCAGCGAGGCCAAGAGTGGCTGGATTGGGACAACGAAAGTGTTAATATTTTTAattcctttgcttttgctgttgcttggGTTGCTTGTGTTCTTTGTTATTAGGGGCCGTAGGAAGGCTGAGGTGAAGGATGATATAAACATAGAGGAAGGTGGTgctaaaagcaaaaatacgaAGACCGCAGCAGGTCTTGACAGTGATATTTAA
- a CDS encoding invariant surface glycoprotein, putative, producing the protein MSTMPVTLRTTATVFLLCGICALDVTWAEELSVAQKQYVTAHGRQLVGQGATTLCTMKKLLDGVNSRVDTFEQQILTFVNNANANFRKISDDKVMAASLSASRLQEMQYMKSLGNSIIKYMGETGKRAKAAAANASAALDEVLKWHCVDRTESHESSYSSTPNANCEPNAYKRDYYYEHSRLDPHKYSILCNYKVVSSTTTQTTFSNMERALEIWNQVKPKPYHMRVMICGAGAPAHQAAPAGRPCTVLENWLWNYRVTAHLIAKLEKDATLALRVMRYSEKVLEGDKESLAQHEERRKAAEARAAEEEAKRQAAEKAAEEARKALEEAEARRVAAEEQAEARRLEAEKAEKAKEAGQPVSEEKKKMLLEAVEEAEATEKAAEKQAKDSRKAFEEAEEERIKATEDAEAAKEEKKDAEESEEKLKKDVEKLAEELKEESKESGEEDDVNADHDDGGSEAKSGWIGTTKVLIFLIPLLLLLLGLLVFFVIRGRRKAEVKDDINIEEGGAKSKNTKTAAGLDSDI; encoded by the coding sequence ATGTCAACGATGCCTGTTACATTACGCACTACTGCAACAGTATTTCTCCTCTGCGGCATATGTGCGCTCGATGTGACTTGGGCGGAGGAGCTCTCTGTTGCGCAAAAACAGTATGTAACAGCACATGGGCGGCAACTTGTTGGACAAGGGGCTACGACACTGTGTACCATGAAAAAGTTGCTTGACGGCGTGAACTCCAGGGTTGACACATTTGAACAACAAATCCTTACGTTCGTCAACAATGCGAATGCGAATTTTCGTAAAATATCGGATGACAAGGTAATGGCAGCATCGCTCTCCGCGAGCAGGCTACAGGAAATGCAGTACATGAAATCGCTGGGCAATAGCATAATCAAGTACATGGGGGAAACAGGAAAGCGGGCTAAGGCAGCGGCGGCAAATGCAAGCGCAGCTCTCGATGAGGTGCTAAAATGGCATTGTGTTGACAGGACGGAGAGTCACGAGTCCTCATACAGTTCTACTCCAAATGCAAATTGTGAACCTAACGCGTATAAGCGAGACTACTACTATGAACATTCGAGGCTTGATCCCCATAAATACAGCATTTTATGCAACTACAAAGTGGTCAGTAGCACCACTACTCAAACGACGTTCTCCAACATGGAGAGGGCACTCGAAATATGGAACCAGGTAAAACCCAAGCCGTACCATATGCGTGTTATGATATGTGGAGCAGGCGCACCCGCTCACCAAGCAGCTCCCGCTGGACGACCATGCACAGTGCTGGAGAACTGGCTTTGGAACTACAGAGTAACGGCACATTTGATAGCAAAGCTCGAGAAGGATGCGACCCTAGCTCTAAGGGTTATGCGCTACTCTGAGAAAGTGCTAGAGGGTGACAAAGAGTCTCTTGCACAGCAtgaggagagaaggaaagcagcAGAGGCGCGGgcggcggaggaggaggcgaaaCGCCAGGCTGCTGAGAAGGCTGCTGAGGAAGCGAGAAAGGCTTTGGAGGAGGCTGAGGCGAGACGAGTGGCTGCTGAGGAACAGGCGGAGGCCAGGCGCTTGGAAGCTGAGAAGGCTGAGAAGGCAAAGGAGGCGGGTCAGCCggtgagtgaagaaaagaaaaagatgttgCTGGAGGCTGTTGAGGAAGCTGAGGCAACTGAAAAGGCTGCAGAAAAGCAGGCAAAAGATTCGAGAAAGGCATTTGAGGaagcggaggaggagcgcATCAAAGCCACCGAAGATGCAGAGGCtgcaaaagaggaaaagaaggacgcCGAGGAATCTgaagagaaactgaagaaggaTGTAGAAAAATTGGCGGAGGAATTGAAAGAGGAGTCGAAAGAAAGTGGTGAAGAGGACGACGTAAATGCTGACCATGACGATGGGGGCAGCGAGGCCAAGAGTGGCTGGATTGGGACAACGAAAGTGTTAATATTTTTAattcctttgcttttgctgttgcttggGTTGCTTGTGTTCTTTGTTATTAGGGGCCGTAGGAAGGCTGAGGTGAAGGATGATATAAACATAGAGGAAGGTGGTgctaaaagcaaaaatacgaAGACCGCAGCAGGTCTTGACAGTGATATTTAA
- a CDS encoding invariant surface glycoprotein, putative — MSTMPVTLRTTATVFLLCGICALDVTWAEELSVAQKQYVTAGARQLDGQGATTLCEMKKMLDGVNSRVDMFEQQAYMYVNNANANFRKISDDKGMELSFPSNKLREIQYMKSLGNGIIKYMGGTGERAKAAAANASAALDQVLTWHCVDRTASHDVLPGYGRNENCLPNAYKRDYYYEHSRLDPHKYSILCNYKVVDSVITQTTFSNMERALEIWNQVKPKPYSARVMICGAGAPAHQAAPAGRPCTVLENWLWNYRVTAHLISKVEKDATLALRVFHYSKKVLEGYKESLAQHEERRKAAEARAAEEEAKRQAAEKAAEEARKALEEAEARRVAAEEQAEARRLEAEKAEKAKEAGQPVSEEKKKMLLEAVEKAEATEKAAEKQAKDSRKAFEEAEEERVKATEDAEAAKEEKKDAEESEEKLKKDVEKLAEELKEESKESGEEDDVNADHDDGGSEAKSGWIGTTKVLIFLIPLLLLLLGLLVFFVIRGRRKAEVKDDINIEEGGAKSKNTKTAAGLDSDI, encoded by the coding sequence ATGTCAACGATGCCTGTTACATTACGGACTACTGCAACAGTATTTCTCCTCTGCGGCATATGTGCGCTCGATGTGACTTGGGCGGAGGAGCTCTCTGTTGCGCAAAAACAATATGTAACAGCAGGTGCTCGGCAACTTGATGGACAAGGGGCTACGACACTGTGcgaaatgaagaagatgctTGACGGCGTGAACTCCAGGGTTGACATGTTTGAACAGCAGGCGTATATGTATGTCAACAATGCGAATGCGAATTTTCGTAAAATATCGGATGACAAGGGAATGGAGTTATCATTCCCTTCAAATAAGCTTCGGGAAATACAGTACATGAAATCGCTGGGCAATGGCATAATCAAGTACATGGGGGGCACAGGAGAGCGGGCTAAGGCAGCGGCGGCAAATGCAAGCGCAGCTCTCGACCAAGTGCTGACGTGGCATTGTGTTGACAGGACGGCGAGTCATGACGTCCTTCCTGGCTACGGTCGAAATGAGAACTGCTTACCCAACGCGTACAAGCGAGACTACTACTATGAACATTCGAGGCTTGATCCCCATAAATACAGCATTTTATGCAACTACAAAGTAGTGGACAGTGTCATTACACAAACGACGTTCTCCAACATGGAGAGGGCACTCGAAATATGGAACCAGGTAAAACCCAAACCGTACTCCGCTCGTGTTATGATATGTGGAGCAGGCGCACCCGCTCACCAAGCAGCTCCCGCTGGACGACCATGCACAGTGCTGGAGAACTGGCTTTGGAACTACAGAGTAACGGCACATTTAATATCGAAGGTCGAGAAGGATGCGACCCTAGCTCTAAGGGTTTTTCACTACTCTAAGAAAGTGCTAGAGGGTTACAAAGAGTCTCTTGCACAGCAtgaggagagaaggaaagcagcAGAGGCGCGGgcggcggaggaggaggcgaaaCGCCAGGCTGCTGAGAAGGCTGCTGAGGAAGCGAGAAAGGCTTTGGAGGAGGCTGAGGCGAGACGAGTGGCTGCTGAGGAACAGGCGGAGGCCAGGCGCTTGGAAGCTGAGAAGGCTGAGAAGGCAAAGGAGGCGGGTCAGCCggtgagtgaagaaaagaaaaagatgttgCTGGAGGCTGTTGAGAAAGCTGAGGCAACTGAAAAGGCTGCAGAAAAGCAGGCAAAAGATTCGAGAAAGGCATTTGAGGaagcggaggaggagcgcGTCAAAGCCACCGAAGATGCAGAGGCtgcaaaagaggaaaagaaggacgcCGAGGAATCTgaagagaaactgaagaaggaTGTAGAAAAATTGGCGGAGGAATTGAAAGAGGAGTCGAAAGAAAGTGGTGAAGAGGACGACGTAAATGCTGACCATGACGATGGGGGCAGCGAGGCCAAGAGTGGCTGGATTGGGACAACGAAAGTGTTAATATTTTTAattcctttgcttttgctgttgcttggGTTGCTTGTGTTCTTTGTTATTAGGGGCCGTAGGAAGGCTGAGGTGAAGGATGATATAAACATAGAGGAAGGTGGTgctaaaagcaaaaatacgaAGACCGCAGCAGGTCTTGACAGTGATATTTAA
- a CDS encoding invariant surface glycoprotein, putative, with protein sequence MNVAREIFQKVSEHGDMKAALGQKMLDQMRGVQRVANRTKRSVEETWEKAKRAAANSSKVLKELLKWHCINKEAIRDSFDHMANANCDPSAYKHDYHRNFGHDDARAYAIYCEYKSIPAAKTDVTFSNMEGAVEAWNRAKPKADARDAVECSSGHSSRSASSSDKPCTLLESWRWDYDAARYAILKLETLVRNSLGVTHYAQRFQQIGRESLAQYLEWKKAAEARAAEEEAKRQAAEKAAEEARKALEEAEARRVAAEEQAEARRLEAEKAEKAKEAGQPVSEEKKKMLLEAVEKAEATEKAAEKQAKDSRKAFEEAEEERIKATEDAEVARWDKEGAEESEEKLKKDVEKLAEELKEESKESGEEDDVNADHDDEGSEAKSGWIGTTKVLIFLIPLLLLLLGLLVFFVIRGRRKAEVKDDISIGEANAKSKNTKTAAGLDSDI encoded by the coding sequence ATGAATGTCGCGAGAGAAATTTTTCAGAAAGTGTCAGAGCATGGTGATATGAAGGCGGCGCTGGGACAAAAGATGTTGGATCAGATGCGTGGTGTCCAACGTGTAGCGAACCGAACGAAAAGGAGCGTTGAGGAGACATGGGAGAAGGCGAAGAGGGCTGCAGCGAACTCGAGCAAAGTTCTCAAGGAGTTGCTAAAATGGCACTGTATAAACAAGGAAGCAATCCGTGATTCGTTTGACCATATGGCTAACGCAAACTGCGATCCCAGTGCGTATAAACATGACTATCATCGAAATTTTGGACATGATGACGCTCGCGCATACGCTATATATTGCGAGTACAAGTCTATTCCGGCTGCAAAAACTGATGTGACCTTCTCCAACATGGAGGGGGCAGTCGAGGCATGGAATCGAGCAAAGCCCAAGGCTGATGCAAGGGATGCTGTTGAGTGCAGCAGCGGCCATTCGTCAAGAAGTGCGTCCTCCTCCGATAAACCATGCACGCTGCTTGAAAGTTGGCGGTGGGACTACGATGCAGCAAGGTATGCGATACTCAAACTTGAAACTCTAGTCCGCAATTCCTTGGGGGTGACTCACTATGCTCAGAGATTTCAACAGATTGGAAGGGAGTCTCTTGCACAGTATCTGGAAtggaaaaaagcagcagaggcgCGGgcggcggaggaggaggcgaaaCGCCAGGCTGCTGAGAAGGCTGCTGAGGAAGCGAGAAAGGCTTTGGAGGAGGCTGAGGCGAGACGAGTGGCTGCTGAGGAACAGGCGGAGGCCAGGCGCTTGGAAGCTGAGAAGGCTGAGAAGGCAAAGGAGGCGGGTCAGCCggtgagtgaagaaaagaaaaagatgttgCTGGAGGCTGTTGAGAAAGCTGAGGCAACTGAAAAGGCTGCAGAAAAGCAGGCAAAAGATTCGAGAAAGGCATTTGAGGaagcggaggaggagcgcATCAAAGCCACCGAAGATGCAGAAGTTGCGCGGTGGGACAAGGAGGGCGCCGAGGAATCTgaagagaaactgaagaaggaTGTAGAAAAATTGGCGGAGGAATTGAAAGAGGAGTCGAAAGAAAGTGGTGAAGAGGACGACGTAAATGCTGACCATGATGATGAGGGCAGCGAGGCCAAGAGTGGCTGGATTGGGACAACGAAAGTGTTAATATTTTTAattcctttgcttttgctgttgcttggGTTGCTTGTGTTCTTTGTTATTAGGGGCCGTAGGAAGGCTGAGGTGAAGGATGATATAAGTATAGGGGAAGCTAATgctaaaagcaaaaatacgaAGACCGCAGCAGGTCTTGACAGTGATATTTAA